Proteins from a genomic interval of Paenibacillus sp. FSL H8-0048:
- a CDS encoding IS256 family transposase: MNILPESSLNNLFEKLVKDFVKDNMERLLRAEIQGFMDSEESGASNSRNGYYTRDLHTKYGHIEDLQVPRDRQSLFQTQMFEPYQRRDGWLEEAVIQMYKSGMGTRDVARFIESMFGSHYSPTTVSNITATVLDDIHQWQKRPLSKRYSVIYLDGLYVKLKRGTVRGEVVYFAMGIDEEGQRQILGFYVGGQESSNGWREVLKDLYDRGAQEVLLGVFDGLPGLDAAFKETYPQADVQHCVVHKVRATFPKIRMEHKTDVLEALKTVYTAPDEVVARANFDTVKAKWNKLYPKEMRSWEEQLSTLLTFYKYPESIRKAIYTSNPIERMNKEIRKRLKPMNSLTNMDAAEKIVYLEMLEYNERHAGRVAQGFGMDAVKKKLKELFETRYPSLPAPEEA; the protein is encoded by the coding sequence ATGAATATTTTACCCGAAAGTTCTCTGAATAATCTATTTGAAAAACTTGTTAAAGATTTTGTGAAAGACAACATGGAACGCCTGTTGCGCGCCGAAATCCAGGGGTTTATGGACAGTGAAGAATCGGGTGCCAGTAATAGTCGCAACGGCTATTATACGCGAGACTTGCACACGAAATACGGCCATATCGAGGATCTTCAGGTGCCCCGGGACCGCCAAAGCCTTTTCCAAACGCAGATGTTTGAGCCGTACCAGCGGCGGGACGGATGGTTAGAAGAGGCTGTCATCCAAATGTATAAATCGGGCATGGGCACGCGGGATGTGGCCCGGTTCATTGAAAGTATGTTTGGCAGCCACTACTCCCCCACCACGGTCAGCAATATTACGGCTACGGTGCTGGACGATATCCACCAGTGGCAGAAACGGCCCCTGAGCAAACGGTACTCCGTGATCTACTTGGATGGGCTGTACGTGAAGCTGAAACGGGGCACGGTCCGTGGCGAAGTGGTCTACTTTGCGATGGGGATTGACGAGGAGGGACAGCGTCAAATTCTCGGGTTTTACGTGGGCGGCCAAGAGAGTTCGAATGGCTGGCGGGAGGTACTCAAAGACCTGTACGACCGCGGAGCGCAGGAAGTCCTGCTGGGTGTGTTTGACGGACTACCGGGGCTGGATGCGGCGTTTAAAGAGACCTATCCTCAGGCAGATGTACAGCATTGCGTAGTGCACAAAGTGCGGGCCACGTTCCCTAAAATCCGGATGGAGCACAAAACTGATGTCCTTGAAGCGTTGAAAACCGTATATACCGCACCGGATGAAGTGGTAGCCCGGGCTAACTTTGATACGGTCAAAGCGAAGTGGAACAAGCTATATCCGAAGGAAATGAGGTCCTGGGAGGAACAGTTATCCACACTCCTGACGTTCTACAAGTATCCGGAATCGATCCGTAAAGCGATCTACACGTCGAACCCCATCGAACGGATGAACAAGGAAATCCGCAAGCGTCTGAAACCGATGAACAGTCTGACGAACATGGATGCGGCAGAGAAAATCGTGTACCTGGAGATGCTGGAATACAATGAACGTCATGCAGGGCGGGTCGCCCAAGGCTTTGGCATGGATGCCGTTAAAAAGAAGCTAAAAGAGCTATTCGAAACACGCTACCCCTCTTTACCCGCACCGGAAGAGGCGTAG
- a CDS encoding AraC family transcriptional regulator, translating into MNEPFELRYDPIHKDYLYLHRTTTYNMGTFYHRHEAYELYLFLRGNVKFYIENSCYHLRRGDLLVLNPEEMHRSFSQDESEYERITINLQKSYLHRLSTPATPLSWCFDYRPKGKGNIVHLEEAELQQVLRLTGDLEKALSSDMYGADILANSMLAQLLVLTNTVFHRTSIVPADIMPELVRRTMEYIDAHLGQPLTLEQLSGLFHLNSTYISRQFKQHTGLTLRSYILDRRISLAKAYLRDGLSLTEACYQSGFSDYANFIRSFTKVAGVSPGRYAKQE; encoded by the coding sequence ATGAACGAGCCTTTTGAGCTTCGCTATGACCCTATCCATAAAGATTACCTCTACCTGCACAGGACAACCACCTATAATATGGGAACCTTCTATCACCGCCATGAAGCATATGAGCTGTACCTATTTCTGCGCGGCAACGTCAAGTTCTATATTGAGAACAGCTGCTACCACCTGCGGCGCGGAGATCTGCTTGTGCTGAACCCGGAAGAGATGCACCGTTCCTTCAGCCAGGATGAATCAGAATATGAAAGGATTACGATCAATCTGCAAAAATCTTATCTGCACCGCCTCTCTACTCCGGCTACTCCACTATCCTGGTGCTTCGACTACCGTCCGAAGGGAAAGGGCAACATCGTTCATCTGGAGGAAGCCGAGCTTCAGCAGGTTCTCCGGTTGACCGGCGATCTGGAGAAGGCCCTCTCATCCGATATGTATGGGGCAGATATCCTCGCCAACAGCATGCTTGCTCAATTATTGGTGCTGACCAACACCGTGTTTCATAGAACAAGCATCGTTCCTGCGGATATCATGCCGGAGCTGGTCCGCAGGACGATGGAGTATATTGATGCCCACCTGGGGCAGCCCCTCACGCTTGAGCAGCTTAGCGGCCTCTTTCATCTGAACAGCACCTATATCAGCAGACAGTTCAAACAACACACAGGACTAACGCTGCGCTCCTATATCCTGGACCGCCGGATTTCGTTAGCCAAGGCTTACCTCCGGGACGGCCTTAGTCTTACCGAGGCCTGTTATCAATCCGGCTTCAGCGATTACGCGAACTTTATCCGCAGCTTCACCAAGGTGGCCGGAGTATCTCCGGGCAGATATGCTAAGCAGGAATAA
- the uidA gene encoding beta-glucuronidase yields the protein MLYPIMTETRSLFDLGGVWNFKLDDGSGWEENWQASKLTDTIPMAVPSAYNDLGVSPEIRNHVGWVWYERELTLPSGILNERLVLRFGSATHKAKVFINGSLVMEHAGGFLPFEGVINDFIRPGANRLTVAVHNVVDYTTLPVGLYTETEGPDGKIKVKNQPNFDFFNFAGLQRPVRIYSTPQTFVEDVTVVTDYSGENGIVKYSVDINGEADIRVTVQDEEGNTVCSGREPSGVLDIPSVRLWQPLNAYLYTLRIELVQSGQLIDVYELPFGVRTVEVKDGQFLINGEPFYFKGYGRHEDTPFHGRGLDEAANIMDFNLMKWSGANSFRTAHYPYAEEVMRLADREGFVVINETPAVGLDLNFLVMFSGGSKKDTWAEVQTFGHHQQVIRELINRDKNHACVVMWNVANEPASYEDGAYEYFKPLIEQLREDDPQHRPVTLVTHIEASPANDRISELIDVLAFNRYYGWYVDGGDLESAKVNLRQELEAWTRRCPGKPMMMTEYGTDTVAGLHDVEPIMFTEEYQVAFYRANHEVFDEFREFVGEQVWNFADFATSQGIIRVQGNKKGIFTRDRKPKAAAHELRRRWTEIPDFGYMK from the coding sequence GTGCTGTATCCAATAATGACGGAAACCCGCAGTCTGTTCGATCTGGGCGGGGTATGGAATTTCAAGCTGGACGATGGCTCCGGCTGGGAGGAGAATTGGCAGGCCTCCAAGCTGACAGATACAATCCCTATGGCGGTGCCTTCGGCTTACAATGATCTGGGCGTAAGCCCGGAGATTCGTAATCATGTCGGCTGGGTGTGGTACGAGCGGGAGCTGACGCTCCCTTCGGGCATCCTGAATGAGCGGCTGGTGCTGCGCTTCGGCTCGGCCACCCACAAGGCGAAGGTATTTATCAATGGAAGCCTGGTGATGGAGCATGCCGGCGGATTCCTGCCCTTCGAGGGCGTGATCAATGACTTCATTCGGCCGGGAGCCAACCGGTTGACCGTGGCCGTGCATAATGTGGTGGATTACACCACATTGCCTGTTGGCCTGTATACGGAGACCGAAGGGCCGGACGGGAAGATTAAGGTGAAGAACCAGCCGAACTTCGATTTCTTCAACTTTGCCGGACTCCAGCGGCCGGTGAGAATCTACTCTACACCGCAAACCTTCGTAGAGGATGTTACGGTGGTCACGGATTATTCTGGTGAGAACGGAATCGTCAAGTACAGCGTGGACATTAACGGCGAAGCGGATATCCGGGTTACGGTACAGGATGAAGAGGGGAATACGGTCTGTTCAGGAAGAGAGCCGTCCGGTGTACTGGATATTCCCTCTGTCAGACTATGGCAGCCGCTGAATGCCTACTTGTATACTCTGAGAATTGAGCTTGTGCAATCCGGGCAATTGATTGATGTCTATGAGCTGCCGTTCGGCGTGCGGACGGTAGAAGTGAAGGACGGGCAGTTCCTGATTAATGGCGAGCCCTTCTACTTCAAGGGCTACGGCAGACATGAGGATACTCCGTTCCATGGACGGGGCCTGGATGAAGCCGCGAATATTATGGATTTCAATCTGATGAAATGGTCCGGGGCCAACTCCTTCCGCACGGCGCATTATCCGTATGCCGAGGAAGTGATGCGGCTGGCCGACCGTGAAGGCTTCGTCGTGATCAATGAGACTCCGGCAGTAGGCCTGGACCTTAATTTCCTCGTGATGTTCTCAGGGGGTTCGAAGAAGGATACCTGGGCAGAGGTCCAGACCTTCGGACATCACCAGCAGGTGATCCGTGAGCTGATCAACCGCGATAAGAACCATGCCTGCGTGGTGATGTGGAATGTAGCGAATGAACCGGCCTCCTATGAGGATGGGGCGTACGAATATTTCAAGCCGCTGATCGAGCAGCTGCGGGAGGATGATCCGCAGCACCGTCCGGTGACCCTGGTAACGCATATCGAAGCCTCACCGGCTAACGACAGAATCTCTGAGCTGATCGATGTGCTTGCCTTCAACCGGTATTACGGCTGGTATGTGGACGGAGGGGACCTGGAGTCGGCGAAGGTCAATCTGCGGCAGGAGCTGGAAGCGTGGACCCGGCGCTGCCCCGGCAAGCCGATGATGATGACTGAATACGGAACCGATACCGTGGCTGGACTGCATGATGTGGAGCCAATCATGTTCACGGAAGAATATCAGGTGGCGTTCTACCGGGCGAATCATGAAGTCTTCGATGAGTTCCGGGAGTTTGTGGGTGAGCAGGTATGGAATTTCGCCGACTTTGCCACCAGCCAGGGCATCATCCGGGTGCAGGGGAACAAGAAGGGCATCTTCACCCGTGACCGCAAGCCCAAGGCGGCAGCCCACGAGCTGCGCCGGAGATGGACGGAGATCCCTGATTTTGGCTATATGAAGTGA